The following nucleotide sequence is from Cercospora beticola chromosome 2, complete sequence.
TTTCAAGTAGCCTTTCTGCAGTGCATAGCCACTCGTGCAAATCTCTCCAGCGATCCCATGGGGTACAACTCTCCCGTCAAGATCCACCACTTTGACACCAGTGTGAGGAAGCAAAGTACCCACTGTACTCAACCTTTGCTCAATCGTATCATCTGACCTCGCACAAAATGTAACAGGAGAAGTCTCAGTCATACCATATGCAATCAACACTCTTGAGATCCCCATCTCTTTTTCTAAACGATTGACCAATTTCTGCGGGACTTGAGAGCCTGCTGCTAGTGCTACTTTCAAAGATTTGAGGTCGTAATTTCGTTTGGTATTCTCGTCCAGCTGTGCGGTGAACATCGTAGGAACGCCATGCAGAAAGGAACAGCGTTCAATTTCGATGGCTTTTAGCACGAGGGCTGCGTCGAATTGTTGGGAGGGATAGACGATGCTGCTTCCGCGGGTGAAAGCGCAGAGGAAGCCCATTACGAGGCCGAAGCAGTGGAAGAGTGGTGGTGGGCAACAGATGATGTCGGTTTCTGTCAATCTGATGCGGTCGCCTAGGAGGTTGGCGTTGTTGATCAGGTTCCTGGCTCGGTGGTCAGCTACAGAATCATGAGAGAGTTATTCGGCAACAGTGAGGACGTACGCGTGCGAGAGCATTGCAGCTTTTGGAGCTCCGGTAGTGCCTTTCGAATTTCAGTCCGTGATCTGATCGTTACCTCACCAGTGCAATGATATGTACCTGATGTGAATTGCAGATTCAACGTATCGGCGGGACGGACAAGTGCTTGTTTGTGCATCATATCCGTGTCACTGATGTCGCTGGCCTGTCCCTTTGCGTAGAACGTGTCGAAGTGCTGCACAGGTAGGCCTTTGCGCTGAGCGtactcctcatcatcgaagaCAACGATTTTTAAGTTCTTGTTGGTTGACGAAACACGTTCAATGTGTGCCGTGAAATTAAGCTTGGGTCCTGGAAAACGTGCAATGAAGAGCTGCTTGATGTCTAGTCACTTTCAAGTCAGATATGAGGATGTCTTGTACAAGCTCCAATTGCGATTGACTGACCACTAAACGAGATTGCATTGCATAGCTCTGTCGGCGTATAATTGCTGTTGAGCACAACTGATGTGACACCTATCCGTGCTGCGCCAAGGAACACTTCGATATATTCTGAGCAGTTCCCGGCCATGATACCGATGCAGTCGCCATATCGAAGCCCGGATTGAAGCAAAGCTTTTGCAATGATTTTGCTGCGAGTGGCAAGGTCGTTGTATGATCGTCGTACATTCTGCCAAGGCACAACGAGCGCTGTACGATCACCATGTGCTCGAGCTTGAAAATCGATGAGTGATCCGAGCGTGATGGTCCAGAGCGGTTGATCAGTCGGTCCATTCAGTATGGATAGTTCGGGTGCCATAGTTCGATGAACACTTTGCAACGCTCACAAGGGCCAGCACAAGGATGGCTGATCGTTGTAGCAATGGATTAATCGAAGGACGCTGACCAACATGTCGATGAGCTTTCTTGCACAACTGATCTACCCGGCACCTCCACTACTCAAAGTGTGCGG
It contains:
- a CDS encoding uncharacterized protein (antiSMASH:Cluster_10~SMCOG1002:AMP-dependent synthetase and ligase) encodes the protein MAPELSILNGPTDQPLWTITLGSLIDFQARAHGDRTALVVPWQNVRRSYNDLATRSKIIAKALLQSGLRYGDCIGIMAGNCSEYIEVFLGAARIGVTSVVLNSNYTPTELCNAISFSDIKQLFIARFPGPKLNFTAHIERVSSTNKNLKIVVFDDEEYAQRKGLPVQHFDTFYAKGQASDISDTDMMHKQALVRPADTLNLQFTSGTTGAPKAAMLSHANLINNANLLGDRIRLTETDIICCPPPLFHCFGLVMGFLCAFTRGSSIVYPSQQFDAALVLKAIEIERCSFLHGVPTMFTAQLDENTKRNYDLKSLKVALAAGSQVPQKLVNRLEKEMGISRVLIAYGMTETSPVTFCARSDDTIEQRLSTVGTLLPHTGVKVVDLDGRVVPHGIAGEICTSGYALQKGYLKDIKKTDEVMETDASGICWMHTGDQGVLDKDGYLRITGRIKDLIIRGGENIVPAEIEERLLAHPSIVEAAVVGVPHEKYGEAVACFLRQAEQNQRPTGAELAAWVRETLGRHKTPEYVWWVGDNGVGDDFPKTASGKHQKHILRSIGTEIIKGRSRVRPRL